From a single Prionailurus bengalensis isolate Pbe53 chromosome A1, Fcat_Pben_1.1_paternal_pri, whole genome shotgun sequence genomic region:
- the LOC122485388 gene encoding histone H2A type 3, with protein sequence MSGRGKQGGKARAKAKSRSSRAGLQFPVGRVHRLLRKGNYSERVGAGAPVYLAAVLEYLTAEILELAGNAARDNKKTRIIPRHLQLAIRNDEELNKLLGRVTIAQGGVLPNIQAVLLPKKTESHHKAKGK encoded by the coding sequence ATGTCCGGCCGAGGCAAACAGGGCGGTAAGGCGCGCGCCAAGGCCAAGTCGCGCTCTTCTCGCGCGGGGTTGCAGTTCCCCGTAGGCCGCGTGCACCGGCTGCTCCGCAAAGGGAACTACTCCGAGCGGGTCGGGGCCGGCGCGCCGGTGTACCTGGCGGCGGTGCTGGAGTACCTGACTGCTGAAATCTTGGAGCTGGCGGGCAACGCGGCCCGCGACAACAAGAAGACGCGTATCATCCCGCGCCACCTGCAGCTGGCCATCCGCAACGACGAGGAGCTCAACAAGCTGCTGGGCCGCGTGACCATCGCGCAGGGCGGCGTCCTGCCCAACATCCAGGCCGTGCTGCTGCCCAAGAAGACGGAGAGCCACCACAAGGCCAAGGGCAAGTGA
- the LOC122485397 gene encoding histone H2B type 3-B, producing MPDPSKSAPAPKKGSKKAVTKAQKKDGKKRKRSRKESYSIYVYKVLKQVHPDTGISSKAMGIMNSFVNDIFERIASEASRLAHYNKRSTITSREVQTAVRLLLPGELAKHAVSEGTKAVTKYTSSK from the coding sequence ATGCCTGATCCGTCTAAATCGGCACCCGCGCCCAAGAAGGGCTCCAAGAAGGCCGTCACCAAAGCGCAAAAGAAGGACGGCAAGAAGCGCAAGCGCAGCCGTAAGGAGAGCTACTCCATCTACGTGTACAAGGTGTTGAAGCAGGTGCACCCCGACACCGGCATCTCGTCCAAGGCCATGGGCATCATGAACTCGTTTGTCAACGACATCTTCGAGCGCATCGCCAGCGAGGCCTCCCGCCTGGCGCATTACAACAAGCGTTCTACCATCACGTCCCGCGAGGTGCAGACGGCCGTTCGCCTGCTGCTACCGGGCGAACTGGCCAAGCACGCTGTGTCTGAGGGCACCAAGGCCGTCACCAAGTACACCAGCTCCAAGTGA